The following are encoded together in the Neomonachus schauinslandi chromosome X, ASM220157v2, whole genome shotgun sequence genome:
- the LOC110569775 gene encoding serine/threonine-protein phosphatase 4 regulatory subunit 3B-like, protein MADKRYRVKVYSLNEDQQWDDLGTGYVSSTYVKRLQSVFLLVRSDSQASLILESEINSKTPYQKQQETLIVWSEAANHGRALSFQDTEGCRKIWEDICWVQGKDPSVKITQDLLEESEDEQLEEVLETNNVFDLPNCELNKLEEISDVISSVFASPAHKERLALILENEDYIKNLLQLFHTCEDLGDTAGLHHLHEIIKGILFLNKTALFEIMFSAECIMDVVGCLEYDPALAQPKRHREFLTQNARFKEVIPIADCELRQKIHQTYRVQYIRDILLPAPSIYEENFLSTLTTFIFLNKVEIVSMLKDDNNFLSQVVAQLRDETINDDRRRELLLFFKEFCAFSQTLQPPSKDALFKTLTELGILPVLKIAMSMEDLQIKSAATDIFTYLVEYSPSMIREFIMEEAQQSEDGNLFINLVIEQIICDTDPELGGAVHLMGLLRTLLDPENMLATPNKCERSEFLNFFYKHCIHNFIAPLFATTSEDTCEGDNVVGSDKNNTNCLSALRFMRRMIGLKDELYNCYIIKGNLFEPVVNAFLDNGTRYNMLNSAVIELFEYIRVENIKSLVAHIVEKFYKTFESIEYVQTFKGLKIKYEQEKDRQNQIRRNLHSILCSKILRKSTRVVEKEEKCFEGNSEEGEAIMQPLENDFQDRYKFMETKETKENEDKVDPPKRASPGGYKFASSHSAPAANGTHSLHGSSTIDLMNRLNDEKDKEDETPSRKRPHLSF, encoded by the exons ATGGCTGACAAGCGGTATCGTGTAAAAGTCTACTCACTGAACGAGGACCAGCAATGGGATGATCTCGGCACCGGATACGTCTCTTCCACTTATGTGAAGCGCCTCCAGAGCGTGTTCCTGCTCGTTAGGTCGGATTCCCAGGCCTCACTAATCTTGGAGTCAGAGATAAATTCAAAGACGCCCTATCAGAAGCAACAGGAAACCCTGATTGTTTGGTCTGAAGCAGCGAACCATGGTAGGGCATTAAGTTTCCAGGACACTGAGGGTTGTCGTAAGATCTGGGAAGACATTTGCTGGGTTCAAGGAAAAGATCCATCCGTCAAAATCACGCAAGACCTCTTGGAGGAATCCGAAGACGAACAACTGGAAGAAGTCCTGGAAACCAATAATGTGTTTGACCTGCCTAACTGTGAACTCAATAAACTTGAAGAGATTTCTGACGTCATTTCCTCGGTTTTCGCTTCACCGGCCCATAAGGAGAGACTGGCTCTGATCTTAGAAAATGAGGACTATATTAAAAATTTGCTGCAGCTGTTCCACACCTGTGAGGACCTAGGGGACACTGCAGGCTTACACCATTTGCATGAAATTATTAAAGGCATCTTATTCCTTAACAAGACAGCCCTGTTTGAGATCATGTTTTCTGCTGAGTGTATCATGGATGTGGTGGGATGTCTCGAATATGACCCTGCTTTGGCTCAGCCAAAAAGGCATAGGGAATTCTTGACCCAAAATGCAAGGTTCAAGGAAGTCATACCAATAGCAGACTGTGAACTTAGGCAAAAAATACATCAGACATATAGGGTACAGTACATCCGTGACATCCTTTTGCCTGCACCATCCATATATGAAGAGAACTTTCTTTCTACTCttacaacttttattttcctcaacAAGGTTGAGATAGTCAGCATGCTGAAGGATGATAACAACTTTTTGTCTCAAGTCGTTGCACAGTTAAGGGATGAGACTATAAATGATGATAGACGGCGCGAATTGCTCCTTTTCTTCAAGGAATTCTGTGCATTTTCTCAGACATTACAGCCTCCAAGCAAGGATGCACTGTTCAAAACATTGACAGAATTGGGGATTCTTCCTGTTCTTAAAATCGCAATGAGCATGGAAGATTTGCAAATAAAGTCAGCTGCTACTGATATATTTACTTATCTAGTGGAGTATAGTCCATCCATGATTCGAGAATTTATCATGGAAGAAGCCCAGCAGAGTGAAGATGGTAACCTTTTCATTAATTTAGTCATTGAGCAAATAATCTGTGATACTGATCCTGAGCTAGGAGGTGCTGTTCATTTAATGGGACTTCTTCGTACTCTACTTGATCCAGAAAACATGCTAGCAACACCTAATAAATGTGAAAGAAgtgaatttctaaatttcttctaCAAGCACTGTATACATAATTTCATAGCACCACTTTTTGCCACCACTTCGGAAGATACATGTGAAGGGGATAATGTAGTTGGATCcgacaaaaacaacacaaattgcCTCA GTGCTCTCCGCTTTATGAGAAGGATGATTGGACTTAAAGATGaactttataattgttacatcATCAAGGGAAATCTTTTTGAGCCAGTTGTCAATGCTTTCCTGGATAACGGAACTCGGTACAATATGTTGAATTCAGCTGTTATTGAGCTGTTTGAATACATAAGAGTGGAAAATATCAAATCTCTTGTTGCACATATAGTagaaaagttttataaaacatttgaatCGATTGAATATGTTCAGACATTCAAAGGATTGAAGATTAAATATGAACAAGAGAAAGACCGGCAGAATCAAATACGGAGGAATTTGCACTCTATACTGTGTAGTAAAATACTTCGCAAGAGTACCAGAGTcgtggagaaggaagaaaagtgttTTGAAGGAAAttcagaagaaggagaagcaatTATGCAGCCATTGGAAAATGATTTTCAAGATCGTTACAAATTTATGGAgactaaagaaacaaaagaaaatgaagacaaggtAGATCCTCCTAAAAGAGCATCTCCGGGGGGCTACAAATTCGCTTCATCCCATTCTGCTCCTGCTGCTAATGGAACACATAGCCTGCACGGTAGCAGCACAATTGACTTAATGAATCGTCTCAATGATGAAAAAGATAAGGAAGATGAAACACCCTCCAGGAAGAGACCACATCTTAGCTTCTAA